One Kribbella sp. NBC_00662 genomic region harbors:
- a CDS encoding helix-turn-helix transcriptional regulator, producing the protein MDMPGRLLRLLSLLQSRREWSGRELADRLGVTERTIRRDVDRLRSLDYPVTGTTGTAGGYRLGSGTHLPPLQLDDDEAIAVALGLVGAAGGGVSGMADSSMSALAKLEQVLPARLRPQLAAVSSSAEAIPRPDVPQVSPDALAVLARCCRNQEIVAFDYQGRARGATRRRVEPHQLLTLAWRWYLLAFDPERDDWRIFRVDRISDVASTLHRFTPRELPAPDAATYLVESFTSAQYLHSVHLTVQAPAAAVSATFEGIVRGIVEPVDAASCVVRFSADTPALLLTQVAAVAAIADFAVDHATPETAALIAGVGSRLTRAFSRGDQADPERQHPEGE; encoded by the coding sequence ATGGATATGCCTGGCCGCCTGCTTCGGTTGCTGTCGCTCCTGCAGAGCCGCCGCGAGTGGTCCGGCCGCGAACTGGCCGACCGCCTCGGCGTCACCGAGCGAACGATACGACGCGACGTCGACCGGCTCCGATCGCTCGACTACCCGGTCACCGGGACGACCGGGACCGCGGGTGGCTATCGGCTCGGATCCGGGACGCATCTGCCGCCGCTCCAACTGGACGATGACGAGGCGATCGCCGTCGCGCTTGGTCTGGTCGGCGCGGCCGGCGGCGGGGTGAGCGGGATGGCGGACAGCTCGATGAGCGCGCTGGCCAAGCTCGAGCAGGTGTTGCCGGCGCGACTGCGGCCGCAGTTGGCGGCGGTGAGTTCGTCCGCCGAGGCGATCCCGCGGCCCGACGTACCGCAGGTCTCACCGGATGCGCTCGCCGTACTCGCGCGCTGCTGCCGGAACCAGGAGATCGTTGCCTTCGACTACCAAGGCCGGGCGCGCGGGGCGACGCGCCGGCGGGTGGAGCCGCATCAGCTGCTGACGTTGGCGTGGCGGTGGTACCTGCTCGCCTTCGACCCGGAGCGGGACGACTGGCGGATCTTCCGGGTCGATCGGATCTCCGATGTCGCCTCGACACTCCATCGCTTCACACCTCGGGAGCTTCCGGCGCCGGACGCGGCGACGTACCTGGTCGAGTCGTTCACCTCGGCGCAGTACCTGCACTCCGTGCACCTGACCGTCCAGGCGCCTGCGGCCGCTGTGTCCGCAACCTTCGAGGGCATCGTCCGCGGGATCGTGGAGCCTGTTGATGCGGCCTCCTGTGTGGTGCGGTTCAGCGCGGACACACCCGCTCTGTTGCTCACCCAGGTCGCGGCCGTTGCTGCGATCGCCGACTTTGCCGTCGACCATGCCACCCCGGAGACGGCTGCGCTCATCGCCGGGGTGGGTTCGCGGCTCACGCGGGCCTTCTCACGCGGCGATCAGGCCGATCCCGAGCGTCAGCACCCCGAGGGCGAGTGA
- a CDS encoding MerR family transcriptional regulator codes for MRIGELSKATDVPVPTIKYYLREGLLPAGELSSPNQASYGEAHVRRLRLIRALIELAQVPVAQVKEILESLDSDTEPLHEQIGRAHRALTPTRRLTASPEARAAATAQVNELIERRGWAVEPEAPALATLVDTIAAMQTLGQAHLSEYLDAYAEAVEKFTELDIAAVSARPTRDQLAESVVIGTILGETLLSSLRLLAQESISAKRWGRG; via the coding sequence ATGCGGATCGGGGAACTCAGCAAGGCGACCGACGTACCGGTGCCGACGATCAAGTACTACCTGCGCGAGGGCCTGCTCCCGGCCGGCGAGCTCAGCAGCCCCAACCAGGCGTCGTACGGCGAGGCCCACGTCCGCCGGCTGCGCCTGATCCGCGCGCTGATCGAGCTCGCCCAGGTCCCGGTCGCCCAGGTCAAGGAGATCCTCGAGTCACTCGACTCCGACACCGAACCCCTGCACGAACAGATCGGCCGCGCACACCGAGCCCTCACCCCGACCCGCCGCCTCACCGCCAGCCCCGAAGCGCGAGCCGCCGCCACCGCCCAGGTCAACGAGCTGATCGAACGCCGCGGCTGGGCGGTGGAACCCGAGGCCCCCGCCCTCGCCACTCTCGTCGACACCATCGCCGCGATGCAGACTCTCGGCCAGGCCCACCTGTCCGAGTACCTGGACGCCTACGCCGAGGCTGTCGAGAAGTTCACCGAGCTCGACATCGCGGCCGTGAGCGCCCGCCCCACCCGCGACCAGTTGGCCGAATCAGTCGTCATCGGCACGATCCTCGGCGAGACCCTGCTCTCCTCGCTGCGCCTCCTGGCCCAGGAATCCATCTCGGCGAAGCGCTGGGGTCGCGGCTAG
- a CDS encoding MarR family winged helix-turn-helix transcriptional regulator has protein sequence MAAEGARKTEPRWLTADELETWQALHLVIASLPTALGTQLQRDSGLSFLDYYVLAGLSDQPDHTMRLSKLAILTNSELSRLSHLIRRLENRGLVRREPDPDDGRFTNAILTDDGYAELVKAAPGHVELVRQLVFDPLTESERRTLHKALAKIIPGLTEGS, from the coding sequence ATGGCCGCCGAAGGAGCCCGCAAGACTGAGCCCCGCTGGCTGACCGCGGACGAGTTGGAGACCTGGCAGGCCCTGCATCTGGTGATTGCCAGCCTGCCGACAGCGCTGGGCACCCAGCTGCAGCGGGACTCGGGCCTGAGCTTCCTGGACTACTACGTCCTCGCCGGCCTGTCGGACCAGCCGGACCACACGATGCGGCTGAGCAAGCTGGCGATCCTGACCAACTCCGAGCTCTCGCGGCTCTCCCACCTCATCCGCCGGCTGGAGAATCGCGGTCTGGTACGCCGTGAGCCCGACCCGGACGATGGTCGCTTCACCAACGCGATCCTCACCGACGACGGCTACGCGGAGTTGGTGAAGGCGGCCCCGGGCCACGTCGAACTGGTACGCCAACTGGTCTTCGACCCGCTGACCGAGAGCGAGCGGCGCACCCTCCACAAGGCGTTGGCGAAGATCATCCCGGGCCTGACCGAGGGCTCCTGA
- a CDS encoding NADPH-dependent FMN reductase, translating into MSDLKIAIILGSTRPGRNGKAVADWALAQAQNRTGATYELVDLLDYPLPHLDESIPPAVGQYAGEHTKAWAEKIAEYDGFVFVTPEYNHSTSGVLKNAIDYLYAEWNNKAAGFVSYGSLGGARAIEHLRGISAELQIATVRQQLSFSMFTDFENFSEFRPGPQHEAAATVLFDQLESWTGALKRIRVKQAVAA; encoded by the coding sequence GTGAGCGACCTGAAGATCGCGATCATCCTCGGCAGTACCCGTCCCGGCCGCAACGGCAAGGCGGTGGCCGACTGGGCACTCGCCCAGGCCCAGAACCGCACCGGGGCCACCTATGAACTGGTCGACCTGCTCGACTACCCGCTGCCCCACCTCGACGAGTCGATCCCGCCCGCGGTCGGTCAGTACGCCGGCGAGCACACGAAGGCCTGGGCCGAGAAGATCGCCGAGTACGACGGCTTCGTGTTCGTCACGCCGGAGTACAACCACTCGACGTCCGGCGTACTGAAGAACGCCATCGACTACCTGTACGCCGAGTGGAACAACAAGGCGGCCGGCTTCGTCTCCTACGGCTCGCTGGGCGGCGCCCGCGCGATCGAGCACCTACGCGGGATCAGCGCCGAGCTGCAGATCGCGACCGTCCGTCAGCAGCTGTCGTTCTCGATGTTCACCGACTTCGAGAACTTCTCCGAGTTCCGCCCCGGCCCGCAGCACGAGGCCGCCGCAACCGTCCTCTTCGACCAGCTCGAGTCCTGGACCGGCGCCCTCAAGCGCATCCGCGTCAAGCAGGCTGTAGCAGCTTGA
- a CDS encoding FtsK/SpoIIIE domain-containing protein yields MIDGADRTLGRVVALVALESVTKGSDGTRAALRVAGFDKPIVKSALVETARQLNSGTAAEVLVKVGTSEAIDGIPPEFLLQPGEQLTAWRNVTGSGESVLLFDWGVPPDAQGLTAVNRLDGSSLVSGVEQDKRFATFAREAWFEAGGQGTTPRTLESHQLRVWRAVSESEEEGRSLRRLARYLVESATSVVNAEVHTAEVTQSAVSDALPTLGLFPDGDLFVSDSALEARIRKNVRVSGLRQPSGAILTEEDLLARIDAAELTDVSLARVGLSSDEAKTHMRNLVMESGERTECARRALDLSLWLEVFEKRSAKIGLGRQIREAIERSAAARLDEFDALLVEDGLDRSDQEAAERFLFAEPPADTEPLADVLPKPLRRRVEKIAFPDSLVVPDPLRALLRELTYFDDEEEGTVTVRVEGAPEAGAWTRWLFAFLYGRSLKQVQASVGLRLGLEVDADLLDCKLRTLPPDDEPLDASEVWAPIRIVVEMQGSAQRRFRWDPFATPGQIAVAAFLRGFEVPPGEVYGGSFDGFLDQFTDPRDWQRSGVERPAGQFGGELFDLRRRHFAKFADGIDADIVTSYLDEWDQTISRARAQLVPANAPDPDLSDVVLSDVVRLAEHRILMLATHPLRLRWLARHYAQLTSLISKALTERLKLNSENSDLFFDTLERVSPHGTPAVVVGPSQTVAIPMRESAGHEEYAPVRQGGNESRDWLAAVDDAAIEEMVRVITDYLATYPHKQDGLSVLLLDRNGDPVLPVRVAKRVRAKSPKLRLDLVVLAPRETHHGIIQAFDSEFADSDVMDERFLPDVQLVLKPWNSERDADLAGLEDSIDIALAPALFGTQTSLNSSTRDPSATMAGRYDPWTHAAAHNLTESSENVVRELLPSAPDADLETWSTLCVRYDRRSAVAREAEGNTDYFEMQIQFDQHQKLFLALHCVAHWVVTLDSFIGRDQVDNLSDRPDVILVKPGVGKNEAYTLIVSSQTGRQLVVKRLQRRLVEIGAVRADEAEDTAARLYAVGRNVVPGAVLRSLGIGTTINEVVGLVATRFVIEQRSPVMDDQTCLIVWLSFDEQQRWFGRGAKTRADLGRFVLTLNEDGGVSLDVLVAESKFRQTYDHGSAEEQLNRTTDLCRSAFASGDEATDDHRFWLEELAAAIEQTSREELRGSELPSRIRVGPGRSDLEVRVVEELRAGNVELSSVEGVVVAIAAAQDEPAPVPRGLGRHTLIRLNRPELQEVIGLLRAGVDPATSAATTHGSWRAEVGLRSEDGIDEAAPDVQTKVDGPPGQVEAGRNTAAGSGTGPRVMPEVVSDHVVGLGNDEIRRRYNKVLDVFGLHNVQVGPPDNDPWKEGPGFYALRFVPKPGVTVDKVVNRREEIFLALELPAGYSIRTRNDRGAVVFEIPKVEDEKFGVAAAALWDSWPVDPNDLTTPIGADISGTPVGISFSSPDSPHLLVAGTTGSGKSVALDTILKGLTRYDAASVRLRLVDPKGTELVDFEDDPHLDGAIGMDAADAIDILEAAVSEMDDRYRAMKAVRARKLVEFNAKVGAGEKRPWIVIVLDEYADLTSDPDDKRTIEDLLRRLTQKARAAGIHVIAATQRPSADVISTTIRSNFPAQLALRVKTATDSRIVLDETGAESLAGRGDALLHTSEGTLRIQVAYDG; encoded by the coding sequence GTGATCGACGGAGCAGACAGGACGCTTGGACGCGTGGTTGCCCTCGTGGCGCTGGAGTCAGTGACCAAGGGCAGCGATGGAACCAGGGCCGCTTTGCGCGTCGCCGGATTCGACAAGCCCATCGTCAAGTCTGCGCTCGTGGAGACTGCACGGCAGCTGAACTCAGGAACGGCTGCGGAGGTACTGGTCAAGGTCGGCACTTCCGAGGCGATAGACGGGATCCCCCCGGAGTTCCTTCTCCAGCCAGGCGAACAGCTGACGGCGTGGCGCAACGTCACCGGCTCGGGCGAATCCGTGCTGCTCTTCGACTGGGGTGTTCCTCCGGATGCTCAGGGCCTGACGGCGGTCAACAGACTCGACGGTTCCTCCTTGGTGAGTGGAGTCGAACAGGACAAGCGATTTGCTACGTTCGCGCGGGAAGCTTGGTTCGAGGCTGGTGGCCAAGGCACGACACCGAGGACTCTCGAGTCGCATCAGCTGCGCGTTTGGCGTGCCGTGTCTGAGTCAGAGGAGGAGGGGCGTTCGCTTCGCCGCCTGGCCCGCTATCTCGTAGAATCCGCCACATCGGTCGTGAACGCCGAAGTCCACACTGCCGAGGTCACTCAATCGGCAGTTTCGGATGCGCTACCCACTCTTGGTCTGTTCCCTGACGGTGACCTGTTCGTGTCGGACAGCGCGCTCGAGGCTCGGATCAGGAAGAACGTCCGAGTTAGCGGGCTCAGGCAACCAAGTGGAGCGATCCTCACGGAGGAGGATCTGCTTGCACGCATCGATGCGGCGGAGCTGACCGACGTCTCGCTCGCACGTGTTGGGCTGTCGTCGGACGAGGCAAAGACCCACATGCGGAATCTCGTGATGGAGTCCGGAGAACGAACCGAGTGTGCACGGCGCGCTCTTGACCTCTCTTTATGGCTCGAGGTCTTCGAGAAGCGCTCGGCAAAGATTGGCCTCGGCCGCCAGATCCGCGAGGCCATCGAACGTTCTGCCGCCGCGAGGCTCGATGAGTTCGATGCACTCTTGGTTGAGGACGGTCTCGATCGCAGCGATCAGGAAGCCGCGGAGCGGTTCCTCTTCGCCGAGCCACCGGCCGATACGGAGCCACTCGCCGATGTACTTCCCAAGCCGCTTCGTCGGCGAGTCGAGAAGATCGCCTTTCCTGATTCACTCGTAGTGCCTGATCCGCTGCGCGCATTGTTGCGGGAACTTACGTACTTCGATGATGAGGAGGAAGGAACGGTAACCGTTCGGGTCGAGGGCGCCCCCGAAGCCGGCGCCTGGACGCGGTGGCTGTTCGCTTTCCTCTATGGAAGAAGCCTCAAGCAGGTGCAGGCCTCCGTCGGTCTTCGCCTTGGGTTGGAAGTCGACGCCGATCTCCTCGATTGCAAGTTGCGGACGCTTCCCCCGGACGATGAGCCGCTTGATGCGTCGGAAGTATGGGCTCCGATCCGGATCGTCGTGGAGATGCAAGGAAGTGCCCAGAGGCGCTTCCGTTGGGATCCCTTCGCGACGCCCGGGCAGATCGCCGTCGCTGCGTTTCTCCGCGGATTCGAGGTCCCTCCTGGAGAGGTGTACGGCGGTAGCTTCGATGGATTCCTCGACCAGTTCACTGACCCGCGAGACTGGCAGCGATCCGGCGTCGAACGCCCCGCCGGTCAGTTCGGTGGCGAACTGTTCGACCTCCGCCGAAGGCACTTCGCCAAGTTTGCCGATGGCATCGACGCTGACATCGTCACGTCGTATCTCGACGAATGGGATCAGACGATCAGCCGCGCACGGGCGCAGCTAGTCCCAGCGAACGCACCGGACCCAGATCTTTCCGATGTAGTGCTCAGCGACGTTGTCCGTCTCGCTGAGCATCGCATCCTCATGCTTGCAACCCATCCGCTGCGACTCCGCTGGCTCGCTCGCCACTACGCACAATTGACGAGTCTGATATCAAAGGCACTCACCGAGCGCCTCAAGCTCAACTCAGAGAACAGCGACCTCTTTTTCGATACTCTCGAGCGTGTTTCACCACACGGCACGCCGGCGGTGGTCGTAGGACCGAGTCAAACGGTTGCGATCCCGATGCGCGAATCGGCCGGACACGAGGAATATGCGCCAGTTCGCCAAGGGGGTAATGAGTCGCGGGACTGGCTGGCGGCCGTGGATGACGCAGCGATCGAGGAAATGGTCCGTGTAATCACTGATTACCTAGCGACCTATCCGCACAAGCAGGATGGCCTGTCGGTCCTGTTACTCGATCGAAATGGCGATCCGGTACTGCCGGTGCGAGTGGCGAAGAGGGTGCGTGCCAAGAGCCCGAAGCTCCGCCTCGATCTCGTCGTACTTGCACCACGCGAGACGCACCACGGCATCATTCAGGCGTTCGACTCCGAGTTCGCTGATTCCGATGTGATGGATGAGCGTTTCCTGCCGGACGTCCAGCTTGTGCTGAAGCCATGGAACTCGGAGCGAGATGCAGACTTGGCCGGCCTCGAAGACTCGATCGACATTGCCCTGGCGCCTGCACTCTTCGGCACGCAGACGAGCCTCAACTCAAGTACGAGAGACCCGTCGGCGACGATGGCTGGCCGATATGACCCGTGGACGCATGCGGCAGCGCACAATCTCACGGAGTCAAGTGAGAACGTCGTCCGTGAGCTCCTCCCGAGCGCGCCTGATGCTGACCTTGAGACGTGGTCCACACTTTGCGTTCGCTACGATCGTCGGTCGGCTGTGGCTCGAGAAGCGGAGGGCAACACCGACTACTTCGAGATGCAGATCCAGTTCGACCAACATCAGAAGTTGTTCCTCGCGCTCCACTGCGTCGCCCACTGGGTCGTGACTCTTGATTCGTTCATCGGGCGCGACCAGGTCGACAACCTCAGCGATCGTCCTGACGTGATCCTGGTTAAGCCCGGAGTCGGCAAGAACGAGGCGTACACGTTGATCGTCAGCTCTCAAACGGGCCGGCAGTTGGTGGTGAAACGCTTGCAGCGACGGCTGGTGGAGATTGGCGCCGTCCGTGCCGATGAAGCCGAGGACACGGCAGCCAGGCTTTACGCCGTGGGACGGAACGTCGTACCTGGCGCTGTCTTGAGATCGCTTGGCATCGGGACCACCATCAATGAAGTCGTCGGCCTCGTCGCGACGCGCTTCGTCATCGAACAGCGCTCGCCGGTGATGGATGACCAGACCTGCCTCATCGTGTGGCTCAGCTTCGACGAGCAGCAGCGATGGTTCGGTCGGGGTGCGAAGACGAGAGCAGACCTCGGTCGATTCGTTCTCACATTGAACGAGGATGGTGGTGTTTCGCTCGACGTACTCGTCGCCGAGTCGAAGTTCCGGCAGACGTATGACCATGGCTCTGCCGAAGAGCAACTGAACCGTACGACTGATCTATGTCGATCTGCTTTCGCATCAGGGGATGAGGCGACGGATGATCACAGGTTCTGGCTCGAGGAGCTTGCGGCAGCCATCGAGCAGACCAGTCGCGAGGAGCTCCGAGGATCGGAGTTGCCGTCGCGTATTCGGGTGGGGCCTGGTCGATCCGATCTCGAGGTACGTGTCGTCGAGGAACTTCGCGCCGGCAATGTCGAGCTCAGTTCCGTCGAGGGTGTCGTCGTTGCAATCGCTGCCGCTCAGGACGAGCCTGCTCCAGTTCCCCGTGGTCTGGGTAGGCACACCCTCATCCGCTTGAATCGGCCCGAGCTTCAGGAGGTCATCGGCTTGCTTCGTGCGGGGGTTGACCCCGCGACGTCAGCGGCAACTACTCACGGCAGCTGGCGCGCTGAGGTGGGATTGCGTTCAGAAGACGGAATTGACGAAGCTGCGCCGGATGTCCAGACCAAGGTTGATGGTCCTCCTGGACAGGTGGAAGCTGGTCGGAACACTGCCGCTGGATCAGGGACGGGTCCACGGGTAATGCCTGAGGTGGTCTCTGACCATGTCGTTGGCCTCGGCAACGATGAGATTCGCCGCCGGTACAACAAGGTGCTCGATGTGTTTGGCCTCCACAACGTTCAGGTCGGACCGCCGGACAACGATCCATGGAAGGAAGGGCCTGGATTTTATGCGCTGCGGTTCGTCCCCAAACCTGGTGTAACCGTCGATAAGGTTGTCAATCGTCGCGAGGAGATCTTCCTCGCTCTCGAACTGCCCGCTGGGTACAGCATTCGGACCAGGAATGACCGCGGCGCTGTCGTGTTCGAGATTCCCAAGGTGGAAGACGAGAAGTTCGGGGTCGCAGCAGCCGCACTGTGGGATAGCTGGCCGGTCGACCCCAACGACCTCACGACTCCGATCGGCGCCGACATCTCGGGAACGCCGGTCGGGATCTCGTTCTCATCGCCTGATTCTCCTCACCTCCTCGTAGCGGGAACGACGGGATCAGGCAAGTCGGTTGCGCTTGACACGATCCTCAAGGGACTGACTCGGTACGACGCAGCCAGTGTGCGACTCCGCCTTGTGGATCCCAAGGGCACGGAGTTGGTTGACTTCGAGGATGATCCGCATCTTGACGGCGCGATTGGCATGGACGCGGCCGACGCGATCGATATTCTCGAGGCGGCTGTATCGGAGATGGACGATCGGTATCGAGCGATGAAGGCCGTTCGTGCTCGGAAGCTCGTCGAATTCAACGCGAAGGTCGGAGCCGGGGAAAAACGACCCTGGATCGTCATCGTCCTTGACGAGTACGCAGACCTGACCAGCGATCCCGATGACAAGCGGACGATCGAGGATCTGCTCAGGAGGCTGACTCAGAAAGCGCGTGCGGCCGGCATTCATGTGATCGCCGCGACTCAGCGCCCAAGTGCAGACGTCATCTCAACGACGATCAGGTCCAATTTCCCAGCGCAGCTCGCCCTCCGCGTCAAAACCGCAACTGACAGTCGAATCGTCCTTGACGAGACTGGGGCGGAGTCGCTCGCTGGGCGAGGCGACGCTCTACTCCACACGAGCGAGGGCACGCTGCGAATTCAAGTTGCCTACGACGGATGA
- a CDS encoding DNA cytosine methyltransferase codes for MASGHPLRERQRPDFELGDRGIVAVDLFSGCGGLTLGAAQAAHDRGLALEVPLAVDVEQAPVNVFKANFPKAHVEVATVEKYFDGELGSQPTATELDVRTQVGEVDMLIGGPPCQGHSNLNNHTRRDDPKNRLYLRMARAAEILRPRVLIIENVPAVVHDSQQVVARTTDHLEAVGYEVATTRAELVQLGIPQTRRRHILLAVRADALPIGVTATALSVLVPQPTHDLRWAISDLEHISAERWVDQPSKMSPENQQRIQWLAEHGEVNLPNELRPVCHQGDHSYVSMYGRLSWDQQAQTITSGFGSMGQGRYGHPSQPRTITPHEAARIQGFPDYFQFDAAGTRTQLSTIIGNAVPPALTRVLTTQLIDSQVLGQADRSGLEESA; via the coding sequence ATGGCGAGCGGGCATCCCCTTCGTGAACGCCAACGCCCTGATTTCGAGCTCGGGGATCGAGGCATCGTCGCCGTGGATCTCTTCTCCGGCTGCGGCGGCCTGACTCTGGGCGCTGCTCAGGCGGCACATGACCGGGGGCTCGCTCTCGAGGTACCGCTTGCCGTGGACGTCGAGCAGGCCCCGGTCAACGTCTTCAAGGCAAACTTCCCGAAGGCACACGTCGAGGTGGCGACAGTCGAGAAATACTTCGACGGGGAGCTTGGTAGCCAGCCGACTGCGACGGAGCTCGACGTCCGCACTCAGGTCGGTGAGGTCGACATGCTCATCGGGGGGCCACCATGCCAGGGCCACAGCAACCTCAATAACCATACGCGCAGAGATGATCCCAAGAACCGACTCTATCTACGGATGGCACGCGCTGCGGAGATATTGCGACCACGCGTCCTCATCATCGAGAACGTGCCCGCTGTCGTTCACGATTCCCAGCAGGTCGTTGCCCGAACGACGGATCATCTGGAGGCAGTCGGATACGAGGTCGCCACGACGCGGGCCGAGCTCGTTCAGCTGGGCATTCCTCAGACCCGTCGACGCCATATCTTGCTGGCGGTGCGTGCGGATGCCCTGCCGATTGGAGTAACCGCTACCGCTCTCTCAGTGCTCGTGCCACAACCGACCCACGACCTCCGATGGGCCATCAGCGATCTCGAGCACATCAGCGCCGAGCGTTGGGTCGATCAGCCATCGAAGATGAGCCCCGAGAACCAGCAACGCATTCAGTGGCTTGCTGAACATGGCGAGGTCAACCTGCCGAACGAGCTTCGTCCAGTATGTCATCAAGGAGATCATTCGTACGTGTCGATGTACGGGCGATTGAGCTGGGACCAGCAAGCTCAGACGATCACGAGCGGGTTCGGAAGCATGGGTCAAGGCCGCTACGGCCATCCATCCCAACCAAGAACCATCACGCCTCATGAAGCCGCCCGCATTCAGGGCTTCCCGGACTACTTCCAGTTCGACGCTGCCGGGACGCGGACTCAATTGTCAACGATCATCGGGAATGCAGTTCCGCCGGCGCTTACCCGCGTCCTCACGACGCAGCTGATTGACTCGCAGGTTCTCGGACAAGCGGACCGGAGCGGACTCGAGGAGTCGGCCTAG